The genomic region TTTACTTTTACCATTGAAAATCAGAAAAAGAATGAGTGAGTTTTTCTGTTTTTTCCGAATTACAGGACATTATTGTCTTAAAATCAATTCTGAATCTCTTTTGCACCTACAAAGGTTATCCATATTACCCATACAAGCTCACCCATTGTGAAATAATCAACAAAGGATGGCACATATCCTATAAGGAAATATGAGACGGTTGCTCCCAGGTATCCTAAGGATCCGACATATAATAGATATCCAATCCATTTCGGGAACATTCCTGATTTAATTACCAGTGTACCAATTGGTATAAGCCAGAGTCCCCAGAAGACTTCTGCTAAGTGCATTGCTTCAGGCATGATTATTGCCATCATTGAGAAAGGTACCCCTAATAAACCGAATACGACTATCAGGGATGACTGTTCCTTATCGATCTCCATGAATAATTTGTACAGCAATAATGCAATCACTATCTGGAACACCTGTACAACAATCTGACCTAACTGACCAACTTTAAAGAGTGTAGATTCGCTTGCAAGTGTCGGCGCATATAACAACGAAAATATGCTTATGACAGTCCATACCGGATAAAGAATTCTGAGCTTTGTTATGGTCTTCATGATAATAATTTTGGTGAGGTGGCATATATATTTTGGGTTATTGATAATATTGGGTGTTGTGAGGGGAGTCGAAATTCCGGCACCGGATACGTTAATCAGTACATTTACTAGAAAACAGAGTACTTGAACCAGAAAGTTTCTTTTGGTAGCTCAAGCGTTTAACATTACCACCACTGCGAACACGTTGTATGCGGTTTGATTTGCGGTAGGGGTTCGTATTAGAAGATGAGGAAGGAGGATTTAAAGTTCACTTACTTATGAATTTGTCTCTTCACTATTAATTTTATTCAATATGAATTGTATCACAGCAAATATCAAAAATGAAATAATGAAACTGACTAATATATCAGCTAAGAGAAAAGTTAAAAAGAGGAATGAAACAGAAACTAGAAGTCCATCATACCAAGTAAAAACATTTTTTCTATTCATTAGAAATGCCTTAATGTGTGATTTAATTAACTTAGTAAAATCATCAGAAAAATGGTTATCATTTTGTTGCTCTTCACTTGAATCTTTATTAAAATCAACAAGTTTGACAGAATAAAGAATAATGCTAAAAACAGATATTATAAATGTTACATAAGAAATTTGGCTCCAGTTAAATATGCTATTTGATGCATAAGTTTCACCGACATTCAAAAGATACAAAAAGAAACCATTAATCAATAATGTTAGAAGAACAACAAAAGATGGATCTCCTCAAGATTGAGTGGGTAATTTAATATTCTGTTCATCCAATCCATATTGGATGGACGATAAACTCTTGATTCAAATGGCTCTGGGAATAACCCCTCCATGGTATGTGAAAGACATTGATCTTAATGTTTCTAAGAAAAGAATGGATATTTATCTAGATTTTACCAAGGGAACGAAGTTCCCTTGCCCAGTTTGCAACAAACTGTGTGATCTCCATGATACCAAAGAAAAAGTATGGAGACACCTTGATTTCTTCCATCATGAAACATACATTCATGCACGAGTTCCCCGAACAAAGTGTGATGGAGATGATGTAAAACTTGTTGAAGTTCCATGGACAAGACAAAATACTGGATTTACATTATTTTTCGAAGCACTAATCGTTGCAATGTCCAAAGAAATGAGTGTTTCTTCAATTGCTGAATTGATCAATATTCATGAAAATTCTGTATGGATAATTCTAGCTCATTATGTTGAAGAAGCCAGAGCAAAGATGGATCTCTCTGAGTTAGATACTATTGGAGTAGATGAAATATCTGTCAAA from Methanolobus tindarius DSM 2278 harbors:
- a CDS encoding DUF4386 domain-containing protein — translated: MKTITKLRILYPVWTVISIFSLLYAPTLASESTLFKVGQLGQIVVQVFQIVIALLLYKLFMEIDKEQSSLIVVFGLLGVPFSMMAIIMPEAMHLAEVFWGLWLIPIGTLVIKSGMFPKWIGYLLYVGSLGYLGATVSYFLIGYVPSFVDYFTMGELVWVIWITFVGAKEIQN